Genomic segment of Fimbriimonadaceae bacterium:
TGAGATCGACCGGTTGAATAGGGACCTCACGGACATTCGCCTGTTGAAAGGGATTGAGGTCGATATTCTCGAAGACGGCTCGCTCGATTTGCCGGATGACGTGCTCGGTCGCTTAGACCTGGTGGTCGGCGCGGTTCATAGCCGCTTCACTCTCTCCAAGCAGAAACAAACCGACCGCATCCTGAAAGCCATGGACCATCCGCACTTTTCGATTCTGGCCCATCCCAGCGGCCGCCTTATCGGTCGCCGTGAGCCCTATGACGTGGACATGTTGCGCATTATCCGGA
This window contains:
- a CDS encoding PHP domain-containing protein, with translation EIDRLNRDLTDIRLLKGIEVDILEDGSLDLPDDVLGRLDLVVGAVHSRFTLSKQKQTDRILKAMDHPHFSILAHPSGRLIGRREPYDVDMLRIIRKARERGCFLEVNAHPERLDLTDIHCQMAREEGVLLAVNSDAHSTADLDDRRYGVGQARRGWLQKADVLNARSYAEVTRLLRRTMEP